A genome region from Labilibaculum antarcticum includes the following:
- a CDS encoding outer membrane beta-barrel protein: protein MIKKILSFITICTLFIGIAQAQYSYGSFRSFRIDMGASYANPSGDELDAGIGFYVNPKFHMNDNLLLGVKYETTAIGAANDDFLDVSKIVCYASTIDYYVSTNNLRPFAGVDIGIYELGSISNTIMNNTVEIELGSKFGIAPKVGVSIGHLDLTLQYNMIFDQNERFNDFNHTSVKLGFHFGGGKN from the coding sequence ATGATAAAAAAAATACTAAGCTTTATAACCATTTGCACCCTGTTTATTGGAATAGCCCAGGCTCAATATAGCTATGGCTCTTTTAGATCTTTTCGTATTGATATGGGAGCAAGTTATGCAAATCCGAGTGGCGACGAACTGGATGCTGGTATCGGGTTTTATGTGAATCCAAAATTCCACATGAATGACAATCTGCTTTTAGGTGTAAAATATGAAACGACAGCAATTGGTGCTGCCAATGATGATTTTTTGGATGTATCAAAAATTGTTTGTTACGCATCGACAATAGATTACTACGTAAGTACTAATAATTTACGGCCTTTTGCGGGTGTAGACATTGGAATTTATGAACTTGGATCCATTAGCAACACAATAATGAACAATACCGTAGAAATAGAGTTGGGGTCGAAGTTCGGGATTGCACCAAAGGTTGGTGTCAGTATTGGACATTTGGATTTGACTCTGCAGTACAATATGATTTTTGACCAGAACGAACGTTTTAACGATTTCAACCACACATCTGTTAAACTTGGATTCCATTTTGGAGGTGGCAAAAACTAG